DNA sequence from the Nesterenkonia lutea genome:
ACGCGGAGTCCAGCGCGGCCACCGCCATGACGAAGGGACTGTTCGCGGGAGCCCCCACGAAGCCCGGGTCTCCTGCGCTGCGTCCCGCGTTGTTCCCCGCCGCGGCGATCAGCAGGGAGCCCTGCTCCAGTGCGCGACGGCCCGCGGTCACGTACGGGGGATGGACCTCGCGCACATCCGCGCCCAGCGACATCGAGATGACCTGGCAGCCGTTCTGCAGCGCCCAGTCGATGCCCGCCAGGATCGAGGTGTCCGAGCCGGAGCCGTCCTTGCCCAGGACCTTGCCGGAGTAGATCTCCACCCCCGAGGCCACGCCGTAGCCGGGTCCGCTCTGCGTCGTCCAGGGCCCGCAGGCGGTGCCGATGCAGTGGGTCCCGTGGCCATGGGCATCCTCGGGTCCCTCCCCGGCGATGAAGGACTCCACAGTCACGCTGCGCGAGCCGAAGTCGGGGTGCCGCGCATCGAAACCGGTGTCGAGCACGGCCAGCCGCATGCCTTCGCCGGTCTGTCCGCCCTCCTGGGCCCGGTGGATCTGCACCGCCTGCAGCCCCCAGGTGAGCTCGGCGCTGTCCGCGGAACTCCTGGCCGCGGCCTCCACCGGCCCCGCAGTGGGATCGGCGGCGCTCGGCGGAACTGTGGTGGCGTAATAGGTGAGCTCAGGGCTGTAGCTCATCGGCCGACGTCGTTCTCTGCACCTGCCGCTGAAAGCTTCCAGCTCTCCGGGCTCCCCGTCCACCACGCCCACGCCCAGGCGTGGAAAGTAGATGTCGGTGGAGAACCCCTGGGCGCTGAGCAGACCCGGCGCCTCCCGTTCCAGCACCTCGGCATCGGAGGTGTCGAATGTCACCACAAAGCGTCCCATTGCTGTCCCGTCCCTCGCTGGAGCCCGCACGTGCGCACCAGGCTAGGGACGAAACCTGCATATCCGCCGAGTGCCCCGCCGAATCTCCAACTCTCAGCTGTCCGGGACCTCGTCCTCCGGCGCGGGTGTTTCCCTGTGCGGGCCCGGCGGGGTCATGGCGCATAATTGGGGACTGTGACGCGACAGGACAGCACCCCCACCCGAATCGACGCCCCCCGCAGCCCAGCCGGCACCCCGCGGGTCGGGGTGATCGGCGACGGTCAGCTGGCCCGCATGATGGCCCCGGCCGCCGTCGAACTCGGGATCGAGCTGCACCTGCTGGCCGGCTCCGCCGACTCCTCCGCGGCCCAGGTCATACCGCACACCACGCTCGGGGACTACCGGGATCCGCAGCAGGTCACGGCCTTCGCCGCAGACCTGGACGTGATCACCTTCGATCATGAGCACGTCCCCGCCGAGGTGCTCAGCGCGCTCGCCGAGGCCGGCACCCCCATGCACCCGGGGCCCGCAGCGCTGATCTACGCCCAGGACAAGCTGGCCATGCGCCGGGCCGTCGAAGAACTCGGCCTGCCCAATCCGCGCTGGGCCGAGGTGCACACGGTGGCGGAACTGATCGACTTCGGCACCGAGTCCGGCTGGCCCGTGGTGCTGAAGACCCCGCGCGGTGGCTACGACGGCAAGGGAGTGCGGATGATCGACTCCGCTGCCGAGGCCGACGCCGCCCAGGACTGGTTCGACCGTGCGGCTGAGACTCCCACCGGCCTGCTCGCGGAGGAGAAGGTCCCCTACACCCGTGAGCTCTCCGCCCAGGTGGCGCGCTCCGCGGCGGGGGAGACGGTGCTCTACCCCGTGGTGGAGTCCACGCAGACCAACGGGGTCTGTGACGAGGTCATCGCTCCGGCCCCGCACACCAGCGCCGCTCATATCGCCGCCGCGGAGCGGATCGCGCGGCGGATCGCGGAGAAGCTGCAGGTCACCGGGATGCTGGCGGTGGAGCTCTTCGAGATCAGCGAGGACGCGGGGGACCCCGAGGCCGGAATCGTGCCGGGAATCTACGTCAACGAACTGGCCATGCGCCCGCACAACTCCGGGCACTGGACCATGGACGGCTCCATCACCAGCCAGTTCGAACAGCATCTGCGCGCCGTGCTGGGCCTTCCGCTGGGCGCCACGGAGGTCAAGGGCGGGGCGGGCGGCTACACCGTGATGAAGAACCTGCTGGGCGGCTCCGCTCCGGGGGAGCGCTCCCTGCAGGGGTCCTTCCCGGCCGCGATGCGCCGCTCCCACGGCTCGAAGATCCATCTCTACGGCAAAGAGGCCCGCCCGGGTCGCAAGATCGGGCACGTGAACATCCTGACCCAGACGCGTTCTCCGCAGGAGAGCTGGGAAGCCCGCAGGTCGCGGCTGCAGCGCGTCCGCCGCGCCGCCGCCGACGTGGCCGAGATCATCGTGGAAGGACCAGCATGACCAAGCCCAGCGCGCAGACCCCGGAGGGCTCCGCCCGAGACCCAGCCGGCGACCCCTCCCAGGATCCGGCCGGAAATTCGGCCGACGCTCCCGCCCAGACCACGGCCAAGGTCGCCCTGGTCATGGGCTCCAACTCGGACTGGCCCGTCATGCAGGCCGCCGCCCAGGCGCTGGACGAGTTCGGCATCGCCTTCGAGGCCGACGTCGTCTCGGCCCACCGCATGGCCGAGGAGATGATCCGCTACGGCAAGACCGCCCACACCCGCGGCATCCGGGTCATCATCGCCGGCGCCGGGGGTGCCGCCCACCTGCCCGGCATGCTCGCCTCGGTGACCCCGTTGCCGGTGATCGGCGTGCCGGTCCCGCTGAAGCACCTCGACGGCATGGACTCACTGCTGAGCATCGTGCAGATGCCGGCGGGGGTGCCCGTGGCCACTGTCTCGGTCGGCGGAGCGCGCAACGCGGGCCTGCTCGCCGTGCGCACACTGGCCGCCGGAGACACCTCCCAGGCCGCTGAGCTGCGCGCCAAGCTCCTGGACTTCCAGACCACCCTCGCCGCCGAGGCCCACGCCAAAGGGGCCAAGCTGCGCGAGGAAGCCGCCGAACTGGGGACGTACCGCGCCCGATGACTGACTCCGCCATCAGCTACCACCGGTTCACTGCGCAGCCGGATGTGATCCGCACCCCGCAGCGCGGCTCGGAGACCGACCGCACGCGTCGCGCCTTCATGCTCTTGGGGCTGACCCTGTTCATCCCCGGCGGCGCGCAGATCGCTGCCGGCTCCAAGACGATCGGCCGGATCGCGCTCGCGGTCACGGTGGCCTGCTGGTTCACCGCGCTGCTGCTGGGGCTGATGTTCCTGACCATGCGCGGGGTGGTGCTCTCCATGCTGACCCAGCCCTTCATGCTCTGGCTGAGCGCGGTGGTGCTCGGTGCGCTGGCGCTGGGCTGGCTGCTGCTGTGGCTGGACACCTTCCGCCTGATCCACTTCGCCTCCCTGGCCCCGGGGATGAAGCCGATCGTCGCCGTCGTCCTGGTGGTGCTCATCGTGCTGACCTCCGGCGGTCTGGGCTACGCGGCCAAGCTGGTCAATGAGGGCCGTGCCGCGCTGGGCGGCATCTTCGCAGGCGGTCCCGCGATCCCTGCTGTGGACGGTCGGTACAACTTCCTGCTCATGGGCGCCGATGCGGGCGAGGGCCGCGAGGGCCTGCGCCCGGATTCGATCCACGTGGTCAGCGTCAATGAGGACTCGGCCGAGACGATCATCTTCTCCATCCCGCGCAATTTCCAGAACGCCCAGTTCAGCGAGGACTCCCCGCTGAACACGGTCTACCCCGCCGGCTATGACTGCGGCGACGAATGCATCATCAACTCGCTCTACACCGACGTGATGAACAACCATCAGGACCTCTACCCGGAGTCCGAGGATCCCGGCGCGGAGGCCATGATGGACGCGGTCTCGGGCACGCTGAACCTCGAGGTCTCCGGCTACGTGATGATCGACATGGGCGGCTTCGAGGACCTCGTCGACGCCATGGGCGGGGTCACCGTGGACTCGGGGGGCTGGGTGCCCTACCGCGGCGCGCTGCCCGACGGCACCTGGGGCGACAACTGGTGGGCCCCCGGGGTGCATGAGTTCTCCGGGCAGGAGGCGCTGGCCTATGCGCGCTCCCGGACCTTCAGCTCGGACTACAACCGGATCCAGCGTCAGCAGTGCATCCAGCAGGCCATGATGTCGCAGTTCAACCCGCAGACCCTGCTCTCGCGCTTCAGCGAGATCATGCAGGCGGGCGGCAACGTGGTGGAGACCAACCTGCCGCAGTCCCAGCTGGGCTCCTTCCTGGACCTGGCCGTGGACGCACAGGGACAGCAGACCCAGCGACTCGTGCTGGGCGCCCCGGACTTCGAGTCGGACGGGAATCTCTTCTCCACCTACCCTGATTTCGACCTCATCCAGCAGCGCGTGGATCAGCTGATCGCCAATGAGCAGGAACAGAACGACGACGGCGGCCTCTTCGGCTCCGCTGGGTTCCTGCCCGCGCAGTCAGGGGCCCTCGGTGTGATGCTCGCGACAGCCCCCCAGGCGCAGGAGCAGGCAGCCGATGCGGTGGAGGAGGACGCGGCACCCATCGATTCCACGCCGCCTCCCACCCAGCCAGACGGCTCCGAGCTGACCCGGGAGTATCTCGTGGAGGCTCAGCAGAACGGTCAGGTGGACCTTCTGCAGCAGGCTGCCTCCACGAACTACCTCTGCGAACCCGTGAATTAGGGCTGGTAGGGTTCTCCCGATGTTCAGGATGATCAACCCCGTCCGCGAGTACGCATGGGGCTCCACCACTGCGTTCAGCGAACTCTTCGGCTGGGCTGCTTCGGCGACCCCGCAGGCGGAGATCTGGATGGGTGCCCATCCTGCCGATCCCTCCTCGCTGGAGCTGGTCCCGGAGGGTCAGGGTTCTGGCGCCGCTGTGGCCCCGGGTGCTGGGCCCACGGAAGCTCAGGCCGGTGTTCATGCCGACGGCGAGGGCGTGGTCGATCTGCCGCAGTACCTGCAGCGCTCGGGGGAGCCCGCGGGGAACTTTCCGTTCCTGCTCAAGGTCCTCGCCGCCGAACAGCCGCTCTCGATCCAGTCCCACCCCACCACCGAGCGGGCCCGGCGCGGATTCGCCGCCGAGGAGGCGTCGGGTCTGGAGCTGAACCACCCCCGGCGCAGCTATAAGGACCCCAACGCCAAGCCAGAGCTGATCGTGGCGCTGAGTGAGTTCTCCGCGCTGTGCGGATTCAGGCCCCACGTGCAGGCCGCCGCAGAGCTGCGTGCGCTGACAGAGATGCTCACCGGCGCTGACCGGACGCGCGGCGTGCTGGATCAGCTTCAGGAACATGTGGCGGGGCAGGACTACGCCAGCGCTCTGGAATATCTCCTGCGCAGCGGCCGCGAGGAGTCCACTGCGGCGGCCGAGGAGCTGACCGGCCTGCTCACGGCTGCAGATTCAGACGCTGACCTCACTGCGCGGATCGGTTCCGGGGCGGCACAGATGCTGCTGCACATCGCCCGATCCTTCCCCCAGGACCCGGGGATCTTCGTCGCACTGCTGCTGAACCGGATCCAGCTGCAACCCGGGGAGTCGATCTACCTGCCCGCCGGCAACCTCCACGCCTATCTGCACGGGGTCGGGGTGGAGATCATGGCCAACTCGGACAATGTGCTGCGCGGGGGACTGACCAGCAAGCATCTCGACGTCGACGAGCTGCTCAGCGTCACTGACTGCAACGTCCTGCCGGTCCCGCACTGCCCCGTACACGAGACCGCCTGCCGGGAGACCGGGACCGGTTCACCGACCCCTTCGCCGCGGCGCGTGCGCTACCAGGCGCCCTTCGAGGAGTTCGAGCTCGAGCGGATCGAGTTCCCCGGCGAGGCCGTGCTGGAGAGCCCGGGTCACGGGATCGTGCTCTGCACAGCCGGGGAGCTCACGCTCAGCGCGCCAGCCGATCCCGCCGCCGATCCCACTGCTGCTGACCCCGCCAGCGGGGAGGCCGCAGACCCAGGGCCGCCTCGTATGCTGAGCCTGACCGCCGGGACCTCGGCCTTCCTGCCGGAGACCGCCGGCCACCGGATCCGGGCCGCCGCACATGCCCAGGCCTTCGTGGCCACCACCGTCGTCGCACCGGTCACCGCCGAACGCACAGTCGACACCGTCAGCCCAGACCAGGAGCAGCCCCGCCCATGATCACCAAGCTATATCGGCGCATCCGCGAGCTCATCATCACGCTCTGGCGCGAGGTCGCGAAGTTCGGCGCCGTCGGAGGGGTCGCCTTCATCATCGACTCGGCGATCTTCCTCTGGCTGATCAGCGGGCCCATGGACGACTCTCAGCTCAAGGCGAAGGTCGTGGCCGGCGTCGTCGCCACAATGTTCTCCTGGGTGGCCAACCGCTACTGGACCTTCCGGCACAAGCGCTCCACCGGCAAGACCCGCGAGCTGGTGATGTTCCTGGTGATGAACGCGATCGGCCTGGGCATCCAGACCGGCTGTGTGGGCATCGCCAAATACGTGCTGGGCCTGACCTCGGTGACCGAGGTGTTCATCGCCGGCAACGTGATCGGACTGGTGCTGGCCACCATCTTCCGCTTCTTCGCCTATAAGTACTGGGTCTTCACGACCGACCGCTCCCAGCTGGCGGACCTGCCCACCGAGCAGGATCCCGCCGCCGATGCCGCCGCGACGACCCGCGAGCCGGAGGCCTCAGAACCGGGAGTTCAGGAGCGCGCAGGCGCCGCTGAGGCGCCGCGTCCCGCGCAGGTCTCGGAGGACGTGGACCCCACCGACGCCCCGCAGACAGCCGACGCCCCGCGGACCGGAGAAACGCCCCGCATCACCCGCCGCTGAGTCCCGCCCGGGCGTACGAGCATCTATTGGGCGCGACGCGGTGGAATAACGCGCCTGGCCGCGCCTGATTCCACCGTTTTGTGCCCAACAGATGCAGGAGGGGCGCGCGAAGGCGCGCGAAGGGTCCCGCGGGCCCAGGCGAGCCCCGGCGAGCAGGCGTCGGCCTCAGCGGACGCCCTCGTTGCGGATCAGCTGCTCCCAGGCGGCCGGCTGCGCGGCGGGATCGCCCTGGAAGAGCACCACAGGACGGCTGTGCGCCCAGGCGTCGAGCATCTGGGCGAAGACGACGACGCCGGCCGGCCCGGTCGCCTCGACGCCCGCTCCCCAGCGATCCACGTTCCAGTCCTGCCAGTCCACCTGCGGAGGTGCGCCTGCCAGCACGAGTCCAGCAGGCGGAGAGGCCACTCCAGTGAGCTCCTGCGCCACAGGCAGCTCCACCGGGGGAAGCGGCGCGGGCAGCTGATCCGGATGCTGGCGGACCTCTGCGGAGATGTCCAGCACCCAGGCGGGGAGCGCCTCGCCGGTGGCCTCCTCATAGGAGGCATCCAGCAGGCCGGGGGACAGCGCCGCCAGCTCGGCCTCCCCGAGGGACTGCGCCAGCACGCCTGAACCGGTCCAGTCACCCGGCCGGTCGGTGATGATCAGCGCAGGAGCCAGTGCCGCGGCGGCGCTGGCGCGGGCGTCGTCGTCGGTGTGTTCGGCTCCGGTCTCTGCATCGCCGGAGGCGGTGAGCTCGACCTCCCACCCGAGGGCTCCGGCGGCGAGCAGCACCGCGGCGGCCTTCCAGTGCGCCTCGGCGTCCACCAGGACCGTGTCGCCGGGCTCGAGCTCAGTCTCCTGTGAGAAGAGTCCGATGAGCTTCACCGCCCAGTTCTGCAGCACGCGTCCGGAGAGCTCCACGCGTTCGGCATCCGCCCCGCCGTACCAGGTCAGTGCCGGCTGAGGGCGGGATTCGAGCAGGTCCAGCAGCGCCGGGAAGGTCTGCGGGGACTGACCGGATGTGCCTGAGAGTGTGAGCGGGGTCATAAAAATGCTCCTGGCGCCGCCACGCCTCGCGCCGAGCTGATTTCTGGCGGCGTGTCGGGCGTGAACGAGGGGTTGGGGGTCTGGTAATGGCAACTCTAGTCGCGCACTTGACGGATCGTTACTTACGCCAGTGTAATTAGGAGCAGTACACGGCAGGAATAAACCTCGGGAGGCCCTTTGATGGGGAACGCAGAGCGGCTGGGCGAAACACGGCCCGGCACTACGGCCACAGCCCGCAGGACGGGTCTCGAGGTTCCTGCTGATTGGTTCGTCGACCCTGCTGATCCCCAGGCCGCTGAGCGCCTGGAGCACGGCAAGGCTCTCGAAGATCAGGCCACCGCCTTCCTCTCCGCCCACGAGGAGGCCGAGCGGCAGGCCGATGCAGCGTCCCCGGTCACAGCGCTCAGTGAGGCACCTTCCCGCCGCACTGAGATGCTGAACCCGGGCACGCAGACCCCGCAGACGAACCCCGGCACCCGCACCGCGGAGCCGAGGACCGCGGATCCCCGGACCGCAGAGTCCACCACCACGTGGCTGGGTCTGCCCGCACTGGTCCCCACCGAGGAGATCGAGGGCGAGCTCGCCTGGCAGGTGGACGCCCTCTGTGCGCAGACCGACCCGGAGGCGTTCTTCCCCGAGAAGGGCGGCTCCACCCGTGACGCCAAGAAGGTCTGCGGCGCCTGCACAGTGAAGCAGGAGTGCCTGGACTACGCGCTGGGCAATGACGAGCGCTTCGGGATCTGGGGCGGCCTCTCCGAGCGGGAGCGGCGCAAGCTGCGGAAACGGGCACTCTGATCAACGCTC
Encoded proteins:
- a CDS encoding S8 family serine peptidase — its product is MTFDTSDAEVLEREAPGLLSAQGFSTDIYFPRLGVGVVDGEPGELEAFSGRCRERRRPMSYSPELTYYATTVPPSAADPTAGPVEAAARSSADSAELTWGLQAVQIHRAQEGGQTGEGMRLAVLDTGFDARHPDFGSRSVTVESFIAGEGPEDAHGHGTHCIGTACGPWTTQSGPGYGVASGVEIYSGKVLGKDGSGSDTSILAGIDWALQNGCQVISMSLGADVREVHPPYVTAGRRALEQGSLLIAAAGNNAGRSAGDPGFVGAPANSPFVMAVAALDSALQVADFSARSLPHDGGEVDIAAPGVDIYSSWPNPERYRSISGTSMAAPHVSGIAAVVAGATGLRGQELWDELIRTAEEIEDAEIADVGAGLAVIPPLEGAAPESSGSESAGSGSARSDSAGSGSAGPGSTRA
- a CDS encoding 5-(carboxyamino)imidazole ribonucleotide synthase, producing the protein MTRQDSTPTRIDAPRSPAGTPRVGVIGDGQLARMMAPAAVELGIELHLLAGSADSSAAQVIPHTTLGDYRDPQQVTAFAADLDVITFDHEHVPAEVLSALAEAGTPMHPGPAALIYAQDKLAMRRAVEELGLPNPRWAEVHTVAELIDFGTESGWPVVLKTPRGGYDGKGVRMIDSAAEADAAQDWFDRAAETPTGLLAEEKVPYTRELSAQVARSAAGETVLYPVVESTQTNGVCDEVIAPAPHTSAAHIAAAERIARRIAEKLQVTGMLAVELFEISEDAGDPEAGIVPGIYVNELAMRPHNSGHWTMDGSITSQFEQHLRAVLGLPLGATEVKGGAGGYTVMKNLLGGSAPGERSLQGSFPAAMRRSHGSKIHLYGKEARPGRKIGHVNILTQTRSPQESWEARRSRLQRVRRAAADVAEIIVEGPA
- the purE gene encoding 5-(carboxyamino)imidazole ribonucleotide mutase, which translates into the protein MGSNSDWPVMQAAAQALDEFGIAFEADVVSAHRMAEEMIRYGKTAHTRGIRVIIAGAGGAAHLPGMLASVTPLPVIGVPVPLKHLDGMDSLLSIVQMPAGVPVATVSVGGARNAGLLAVRTLAAGDTSQAAELRAKLLDFQTTLAAEAHAKGAKLREEAAELGTYRAR
- a CDS encoding LCP family protein → MTDSAISYHRFTAQPDVIRTPQRGSETDRTRRAFMLLGLTLFIPGGAQIAAGSKTIGRIALAVTVACWFTALLLGLMFLTMRGVVLSMLTQPFMLWLSAVVLGALALGWLLLWLDTFRLIHFASLAPGMKPIVAVVLVVLIVLTSGGLGYAAKLVNEGRAALGGIFAGGPAIPAVDGRYNFLLMGADAGEGREGLRPDSIHVVSVNEDSAETIIFSIPRNFQNAQFSEDSPLNTVYPAGYDCGDECIINSLYTDVMNNHQDLYPESEDPGAEAMMDAVSGTLNLEVSGYVMIDMGGFEDLVDAMGGVTVDSGGWVPYRGALPDGTWGDNWWAPGVHEFSGQEALAYARSRTFSSDYNRIQRQQCIQQAMMSQFNPQTLLSRFSEIMQAGGNVVETNLPQSQLGSFLDLAVDAQGQQTQRLVLGAPDFESDGNLFSTYPDFDLIQQRVDQLIANEQEQNDDGGLFGSAGFLPAQSGALGVMLATAPQAQEQAADAVEEDAAPIDSTPPPTQPDGSELTREYLVEAQQNGQVDLLQQAASTNYLCEPVN
- the manA gene encoding mannose-6-phosphate isomerase, class I; the protein is MFRMINPVREYAWGSTTAFSELFGWAASATPQAEIWMGAHPADPSSLELVPEGQGSGAAVAPGAGPTEAQAGVHADGEGVVDLPQYLQRSGEPAGNFPFLLKVLAAEQPLSIQSHPTTERARRGFAAEEASGLELNHPRRSYKDPNAKPELIVALSEFSALCGFRPHVQAAAELRALTEMLTGADRTRGVLDQLQEHVAGQDYASALEYLLRSGREESTAAAEELTGLLTAADSDADLTARIGSGAAQMLLHIARSFPQDPGIFVALLLNRIQLQPGESIYLPAGNLHAYLHGVGVEIMANSDNVLRGGLTSKHLDVDELLSVTDCNVLPVPHCPVHETACRETGTGSPTPSPRRVRYQAPFEEFELERIEFPGEAVLESPGHGIVLCTAGELTLSAPADPAADPTAADPASGEAADPGPPRMLSLTAGTSAFLPETAGHRIRAAAHAQAFVATTVVAPVTAERTVDTVSPDQEQPRP
- a CDS encoding GtrA family protein — encoded protein: MITKLYRRIRELIITLWREVAKFGAVGGVAFIIDSAIFLWLISGPMDDSQLKAKVVAGVVATMFSWVANRYWTFRHKRSTGKTRELVMFLVMNAIGLGIQTGCVGIAKYVLGLTSVTEVFIAGNVIGLVLATIFRFFAYKYWVFTTDRSQLADLPTEQDPAADAAATTREPEASEPGVQERAGAAEAPRPAQVSEDVDPTDAPQTADAPRTGETPRITRR
- a CDS encoding TIGR03089 family protein, with the translated sequence MTPLTLSGTSGQSPQTFPALLDLLESRPQPALTWYGGADAERVELSGRVLQNWAVKLIGLFSQETELEPGDTVLVDAEAHWKAAAVLLAAGALGWEVELTASGDAETGAEHTDDDARASAAAALAPALIITDRPGDWTGSGVLAQSLGEAELAALSPGLLDASYEEATGEALPAWVLDISAEVRQHPDQLPAPLPPVELPVAQELTGVASPPAGLVLAGAPPQVDWQDWNVDRWGAGVEATGPAGVVVFAQMLDAWAHSRPVVLFQGDPAAQPAAWEQLIRNEGVR
- a CDS encoding WhiB family transcriptional regulator translates to MGNAERLGETRPGTTATARRTGLEVPADWFVDPADPQAAERLEHGKALEDQATAFLSAHEEAERQADAASPVTALSEAPSRRTEMLNPGTQTPQTNPGTRTAEPRTADPRTAESTTTWLGLPALVPTEEIEGELAWQVDALCAQTDPEAFFPEKGGSTRDAKKVCGACTVKQECLDYALGNDERFGIWGGLSERERRKLRKRAL